Proteins encoded by one window of Pseudomonas sp. PSKL.D1:
- a CDS encoding aspartate aminotransferase family protein, translated as MSVKNPQTREWQTLSGEHHLAPFSDYKQLKEKGPRIITKAQGVHLWDSEGSKILDGMAGLWCVAVGYGREELVQAAEKQMRELPYYNLFFQTAHPPALELAKAITDVAPEGMTHVFFTGSGSEGNDTVLRMVRHYWALKGKPPKQTIIGRINGYHGSTFAGACLGGMSGMHEQGGLPIPGIVHIPQPYWFGEGGDMSPDDFGVWAAEQLEKKILEVGEDNVAAFIAEPIQGAGGVIIPPETYWPKVKEILAKYDILFVADEVICGFGRTGEWFGSDYYGLKPDLMTIAKGLTSGYIPMGGVIVRDKVAKVISEGGDFNHGFTYSGHPVAAAVGLENLRILRDEHIVEDARTKVAPYLQKRLRELEDHPLVGEVRGLGLLGAIELVKDKATRSRYEGKGVGMVCRNFCFENGLIMRAVGDTMIIAPPLVISHAEVDELVEKARKCLDLTYEAIK; from the coding sequence ATGAGCGTCAAAAACCCGCAAACCCGTGAATGGCAAACCCTGAGCGGCGAGCACCACCTTGCTCCTTTCTCTGACTACAAACAGTTGAAGGAAAAGGGGCCGCGCATCATTACCAAGGCGCAGGGGGTGCATTTGTGGGACAGCGAGGGGAGCAAGATCCTCGACGGCATGGCCGGTCTATGGTGCGTGGCGGTGGGTTATGGCCGTGAAGAACTGGTGCAGGCGGCAGAAAAGCAGATGCGCGAGCTGCCGTACTACAACCTGTTCTTCCAGACAGCCCACCCGCCTGCGTTGGAGCTGGCCAAGGCCATCACCGATGTGGCGCCCGAAGGCATGACCCATGTGTTCTTCACCGGTTCCGGCTCTGAAGGCAACGACACCGTGCTGCGTATGGTCCGCCATTACTGGGCGCTGAAGGGCAAGCCGCCCAAACAGACCATCATCGGCCGCATCAACGGCTACCACGGCTCCACCTTCGCCGGTGCATGCCTGGGCGGTATGAGCGGGATGCACGAGCAGGGCGGCCTGCCGATACCGGGCATCGTGCACATTCCACAGCCGTACTGGTTCGGTGAAGGTGGCGACATGTCACCGGACGACTTCGGGGTATGGGCTGCCGAACAACTGGAAAAGAAAATCCTGGAAGTTGGCGAAGACAACGTCGCTGCCTTTATCGCCGAGCCGATTCAAGGTGCCGGTGGCGTGATCATTCCGCCGGAAACCTACTGGCCCAAAGTGAAGGAAATTCTGGCCAAGTACGACATCCTGTTCGTCGCCGACGAGGTAATTTGCGGGTTCGGCCGTACCGGCGAGTGGTTCGGCTCCGACTACTACGGCCTCAAGCCCGACCTGATGACCATCGCCAAGGGCCTGACCAGCGGTTACATCCCTATGGGCGGTGTGATCGTGCGTGACAAGGTGGCCAAGGTGATCAGCGAAGGCGGCGACTTCAACCATGGCTTCACCTATTCCGGGCACCCGGTAGCGGCAGCGGTAGGCCTGGAAAACCTGCGCATTCTGCGCGACGAGCATATTGTCGAGGACGCTCGTACCAAAGTGGCACCCTACTTGCAAAAACGACTGCGCGAGCTTGAAGACCACCCGCTGGTGGGCGAGGTGCGCGGCCTGGGCCTGCTCGGCGCGATCGAACTGGTCAAGGACAAAGCCACCCGCAGCCGTTACGAAGGCAAAGGCGTGGGCATGGTCTGCCGCAACTTCTGCTTCGAAAACGGCCTGATC